One Vicugna pacos unplaced genomic scaffold, VicPac4 scaffold_19, whole genome shotgun sequence genomic region harbors:
- the LOC140693406 gene encoding uncharacterized protein, whose translation MKVEDTFCPLATQTDAEDPSRKPFAQPCSGLCAARSARRADRENSISEPVLGDLTEITLVAQASDREHVPSCRQTLTSTDASYTGKDLAWGGAWPPEIRQMLHSR comes from the exons atgaaagttgaggacaccttctgtcccctcgcaacccag acagatgctgaggacccttcacgtaagccgttcgcacagccctgttcaggcctttgtgctgcacggtctgcccggcgagctgaccgag agaacagcatctctgaacccgtcctgggtgacctcacagagatcaccctagtggcccaggctagtgaccgggaacatgtaccttcctgcaggcaaaccctgacgtccactgatgcatcatatactggcaaaga cctggcctggggtggggcttggccgccggagattcgccagatgttgcactccag gtga